Proteins encoded in a region of the Novibacillus thermophilus genome:
- a CDS encoding YczE/YyaS/YitT family protein, with protein sequence MPYVERKRELLLRYAVFFTGMTILALGIVFSIQAHLGVSPWDVLHIGLSYTTPLTVGGANIAAGITIVLLTVVLERRRPTVGCLINMVYIGLCIDFFFFLGWVPVFEQVWAQSLMLCIGIGMMGFGSGMYVAARCGAGPRDGLTLALGKKLGWSVRKVRTALELTALLIGWWLGGPVFFGTLVASLAIGPVMQWSMQLWEKWIERMLGRGVAVENLDKGTLRLNDHDGFGRQVR encoded by the coding sequence ATGCCGTATGTGGAGAGGAAAAGGGAACTTCTCCTGCGCTATGCCGTGTTTTTCACTGGCATGACCATTTTAGCGCTCGGTATTGTGTTTAGTATACAGGCACATTTGGGGGTTAGCCCGTGGGATGTGCTGCATATCGGTTTGTCGTACACCACGCCTTTGACTGTCGGTGGAGCGAACATCGCTGCCGGGATCACGATCGTGCTTTTAACGGTCGTACTGGAACGGAGGCGGCCGACGGTCGGGTGTTTGATCAACATGGTGTACATTGGCCTTTGCATCGATTTTTTCTTTTTTCTCGGCTGGGTCCCCGTTTTTGAGCAAGTGTGGGCCCAAAGCTTGATGTTGTGTATCGGCATTGGTATGATGGGCTTTGGATCCGGCATGTATGTTGCCGCCAGGTGCGGTGCCGGCCCGCGGGACGGGCTGACTCTGGCACTCGGCAAGAAACTGGGTTGGTCCGTACGCAAAGTGAGGACGGCACTGGAATTGACGGCGCTCTTAATAGGATGGTGGTTGGGCGGCCCCGTGTTCTTCGGAACGTTAGTTGCATCGTTGGCCATTGGACCGGTCATGCAGTGGTCGATGCAGCTGTGGGAAAAGTGGATTGAACGCATGTTAGGAAGAGGTGTTGCCGTTGAAAATCTCGACAAAGGGACGTTACGGCTTAACGATCATGATGGATTTGGCCGACAAGTACGGTAA
- the cymR gene encoding cysteine metabolism transcriptional regulator CymR: MKISTKGRYGLTIMMDLADKYGKGPTSLKSIAERHNLSEHYLEQLVGPLRNAGLVKSVRGAYGGYKLSKSPDEITAGDVIRVLEGPISPVEFTEEEDPAKRHLWIRIRDSINEVLDSTTLLDLITFEENGNNDYYMFYL; this comes from the coding sequence TTGAAAATCTCGACAAAGGGACGTTACGGCTTAACGATCATGATGGATTTGGCCGACAAGTACGGTAAGGGGCCAACGTCATTGAAAAGTATTGCCGAACGACACAATTTGTCTGAGCACTATTTAGAGCAACTGGTCGGGCCGCTCAGAAATGCCGGCCTCGTGAAAAGTGTGCGCGGCGCGTACGGCGGGTATAAATTGAGTAAATCGCCAGATGAAATTACGGCAGGCGACGTGATTCGCGTTTTGGAAGGGCCGATTAGCCCGGTGGAATTTACAGAGGAAGAAGATCCAGCGAAACGCCACCTTTGGATTCGGATACGCGACAGCATTAACGAGGTGTTGGATTCGACGACATTGTTGGACTTGATAACGTTTGAGGAAAACGGCAACAATGATTACTACATGTTTTATTTGTAG
- a CDS encoding cysteine desulfurase family protein: MAVYLDHAATTPVHPDVREAMLPFLGSEFGNPSSIHRFGRDVRSAIDEARDAVATGLNTEAKRIVFTSGGTEADNLAVIGAAVANRDKGQHVITTAVEHHAVLEACHYLEEIGFNLTYVPVDETGLVHVQTIQEAITDETTLISVMFGNNEVGTVQPIAEIGRLAREHGIILHTDAVQAFGVVPIDVSALPVDLLSVSAHKINGPKGVGALYVRQDVPFTPRLFGGSQERKRRPGTENVPGIVGFGKAVEIVQNELGDKSKTLFKLRQAMVDVWEASGIEFVINGNTHACLPHILNVSFIGVDTESMLMNLDLEGVACSSGSACTAGSLEVSHVLKAMQLPEDVTASAVRFSFGLGNTVEEVQSAAETAVKIAKRLR; encoded by the coding sequence ATGGCGGTCTACCTGGACCATGCAGCGACGACCCCCGTGCACCCTGACGTGCGCGAGGCGATGCTGCCTTTTTTGGGCAGCGAATTTGGGAATCCATCCAGTATCCACCGCTTTGGTCGCGACGTCCGGTCAGCTATTGACGAAGCGCGTGACGCTGTTGCGACAGGGTTGAACACAGAAGCGAAACGCATCGTGTTTACGAGCGGCGGGACAGAAGCAGACAATCTGGCAGTTATCGGCGCGGCTGTGGCCAATCGGGACAAAGGCCAACACGTCATTACGACAGCGGTGGAACACCATGCTGTACTGGAAGCGTGTCATTATTTAGAAGAAATCGGATTTAACCTGACGTACGTCCCGGTTGACGAAACAGGGCTCGTCCATGTCCAGACCATTCAAGAGGCGATAACGGATGAAACGACGCTGATCAGTGTGATGTTTGGCAACAATGAGGTAGGCACCGTCCAACCGATCGCCGAAATCGGCCGTTTAGCCAGGGAACACGGCATCATTCTTCACACCGACGCCGTGCAAGCTTTTGGTGTCGTCCCCATCGATGTGTCCGCGCTCCCCGTTGACCTGCTCTCGGTATCGGCCCACAAAATAAACGGGCCGAAAGGGGTCGGGGCACTGTACGTGCGACAAGACGTCCCGTTTACCCCCCGCTTGTTCGGTGGGTCCCAGGAGAGAAAGCGCCGCCCGGGCACTGAAAACGTCCCTGGAATTGTCGGGTTCGGCAAAGCTGTGGAGATTGTGCAAAACGAGTTGGGGGACAAGAGCAAAACGCTTTTCAAATTGCGGCAGGCCATGGTGGACGTGTGGGAAGCGAGCGGCATCGAATTTGTCATCAACGGAAATACGCATGCGTGTTTGCCTCACATTTTGAACGTGAGTTTCATCGGCGTCGATACGGAATCAATGTTGATGAACCTCGATTTGGAAGGTGTCGCCTGTTCCAGCGGATCAGCGTGTACAGCTGGTTCTCTGGAAGTGTCGCACGTCCTGAAAGCGATGCAGTTGCCTGAAGACGTGACGGCTTCTGCGGTGCGGTTCAGCTTTGGTCTCGGGAATACGGTGGAAGAGGTGCAGTCG